The Faecalibacter bovis genome includes the window GATCGTATTAACTTTCAAGGTATTCAAGATGCAAGTCAAATTGTAGATGGAAAAATTAACGTTGTTAATCTTTGGAAAGATACAATCGAAGTTCAATTTGGTAAAGTAACAAAAGCAGCCGGTGAACATGCTTTTCAATCATTAAAAGCTGCAGCGCAATCTGTAACAGATGGTTTTACTGATGTTTTAGTAACTGCACCAATAAACAAAGATAACATCCAATCGGATGAATTTAAATTTCCTGGTCACACAGAATATTTAGGTGAAATTTGGGGTGGTTATCCACTTATGTTTATGGTGTCCGAGAAAATTAAAGTTGGTTTAGTTACTCAACATGTTCCAGTTTCTAAGATTGCACAAGGAATACATAAAAAATCTGTTTACAACAAGATTCAACAAATTCATAAAAGTTTAGTTGAAGATTATACGATTCAAAAACCTAAAATTGCAGTATTAGGATTAAATCCTCATGCAGGTGATAATGGATTATTAGGTTCTGAAGAGCAGGAAATTATAATTCCAGCAATCGAACGTTGCAAAAACGAAGATAAACTAGTTTACGGACCTTATTCTGCAGATAGTTTCTTTACATCAGATAATTTAGAAGTATTTGACGCAGTTTTAGCGATGTATCACGATCAAGGTTTAATTCCTTTCAAAACTATTGCGTTTGACGAAGGAGTAAACTATACAGCTGGTTTAAAATATGTTCGTACATCTCCAGATCATGGTGTTGCTTATAACATAGCAGGTAAAGGAATCGCAAACGAAGAATCTTTTAAAGAAGCAATTTATTTAGCTATAGAGTTATATAAAAATCGCTTAGATTACGCTGAATTAACTAATAATGTTCTTCAACATATTCCTTTAAAGTTAGAAAAAGGAGATAATAAAGAATAAAAAAATAAAATAACTAGTCAAAGGGTATTTATTTTAAATAAAATACATTATCTTTGCAAACCTTTTCGTGGTATGGACAAACTAAAAAATTACACCATAGTATTCTCTAGTTTACCTTTTGGGGTAACAGATTTTACTTACGAAATATCACAATCGTTCTTTGATTTGTTTGAAATTGAGACAGATTTTGACAATCCTGATATTAATGTTGATTTGGACTTTGAGAAAAATTCAACAATGTTAGAGCTATTTTTCAAAATAAATGGAAAAATAACTATACCATGTGATATAACAGGTGAAAATTTTGATCAAAAAATTTCGAATGAAGCCAAATTAATTGTTAAATTTGGCGACGAATTTGATGACACTGACAGTGAAATTTGGATTATTCCACGTGATGAATACGAATTAAACATAGCACAAGTATTATACGAGTTGATTATGTTATCACTTCCTGTTAAAAGAATTCATCCTGATGTTTTAGAAGGTAATATTGATCCTGAAATCTCTGATTTATTAGATGAGTACAGTATTTACGATATTAGCCAACTAGAAGATAATGATAATAACAACGATGACGATGACGACAATGATGACGATATCGACCCACGTTGGGCAAAATTAAAAGATTTAAAACCGTAGGGTTTTTAGTAATAATATATAAAGAAATAAAAAAAAAGTAGTTAGATATGGCACATCCTAAGAGAAGACAGTCGTCAACAAGAAGAGATAAACGTAGAACACACTACAAAATCGAAGCTCCACAATTAGCTATCGATTCTACTACAGGTGAAGCTCACTTATACCACAGAGCACACTGGTCTGACGGAAAATTATACTACAAAGGAAAAGTAGTATTAGAAAAAGTACAAGAAGTTACTGAATAATAGAGTCTTAGAAAGATTTTCAAGCTGTTTCTTAATAAAAGAAGCAGCTTTTTTATTTTTTTTGAATACCTTTGGTTAAAATTTTATTAAAAGTAACGTTAAAACGAATTTAAAAACCGCATTATATTATGGATATTAAAGACATTCAAAATTTAATCAGATTTGTGTCTAAAGCTGAAGTTGCTGAAGTTAGCATTAAACAAGAAGACATCGAAATCAAGATTAAAACTTTACATGGAATTTCTAACCAACCAGTAGCACAATCTTACTACGTACCACAACCAGGTCAAGCACCTGTTGCACAAGCTGCAGCTCCAGCACCTGTTGCATCTACTGAATCTGCTACCCCTGCTACTGAAGAAAACAGTAACTACATCACTGTAAAATCTCCTATGATTGGAACATTCTACCGTGCATCAGGTCCAGGTAAAGATCCATTCATTAGTGTTGGTGATACAATTGCTCCTGGAAAAGTTTTATGTATCGTAGAAGCTATGAAATTATTTAACGAAATTGAATCAGAAGTTTCTGGTAAAATCGTTAAAATTTTAGTTGACGATGCTACGCCAGTAGAATACGATCAACCATTATTCTTAGTTGACCCATCTTAATCTATAACATTTAGCTATGTTCAAAAAGATATTAATAGCAAATAGAGGAGAAATTGCAATGCGAGTAATTCGTACTGCAAAAGAAATGGGTATCAAAACTGTTGCTGTTTACTCAAAAGCTGATGAAACTTCTTTACATGTACGTTTCGCTGACGAAGCTGTATGTATTGGTCCTGCTCAAAGTAAAGATTCTTACTTAAAAATGTCGAATATTATCGCAGCTGCTGAAATTACAGATGCTGATGCTATTCACCCAGGATACGGTTTCTTATCAGAAAACGCAACATTCTCTAAAATTTGTCAATCACACGGAATTAAATTCATTGGAGCTTCTCCAGAGCATATCGACCGTATGGGAGATAAAGCAAATGCGAAAGCAACAATGAAAGAAGCTGGAGTTCCTGTAGTACCAGGATCAGAAGGTTTATTAGAAAGCTACGAACAAGCCTTAGAAATTGCAAAGGAAATTAAATTCCCTGTAATGTTAAAAGCTACTGCCGGTGGTGGTGGTAAAGGTATGCGTGCTGTTTGGAAAGAAGAAGATTTATTGCACGCTTGGGAATCTGCTCGTCAAGAAGCTGCTGCAGCTTTCGGAAACGACGGTATGTACATGGAAAAATTAATCGAGGAACCTCGCCATGTCGAAATTCAAGTTGCTGGAGATAAATTCGGAAAAGCTTGTCACTTATCAGAGCGTGATTGTTCAATCCAACGTCGTAATCAAAAATTAGTTGAAGAAACTCCTTCTCCAATTATGACTGACGACTTACGCGAGCGTATGGGTACTGCTGCTGTAAAAGCTGCTGAATATATCGGTTATGAAGGTGTAGGTACAATCGAGTTCTTAGTTGACAAACATGGTGATTTTTACTTTATGGAAATGAATACTCGTATCCAAGTAGAACACCCAATTACTGAGCAAGTAACAGGTTTCGATTTAGTTCGTGAACAAATTATGTTAGCTGCTGGAGAACCTATTTCTGGTAAAAATTACTATCCACAAATGCACTCTATCGAGTGTCGTATCAACGCAGAAGATCCTTACGCAGATTTCCGTCCATCTCCAGGTATGATTACATCAATCAATATTCCTGGTGGAAATGGTGTTCGTGTAGATACTCACGTTTATGCAGGATATGTAATTCCACCTCATTACGATTCTATGATTGCTAAATTAATCACGACTGCACAAACTCGTGAAGAAGCAATTCAGAAAATGAAACGTGCTTTAGGAGAGTTCTATATTGAAGGTATTAAAACTACTATCCCATTCCACTTACAATTGATGGATGATCCAGATTTTATCGCTGGTAATTACACAACTAAGTTTATGGAAGACTTTAATTTAGATCCATCTTACGCAGATATGGATTAAAATCAAATCCTTAAAATATTTCTAGTTCGATAACTTCGGTTATCGAACTTTTTTATTTTAGAATAATCCTTATCACAATATTATAAGTCTTAATTCCATGTATTGTTAAAAATTCTGAATTAATCAGTTGGAATTTAATCATAACACTTTACAATTCGTATAATATTTGTACATTTGCGAACCAAATTTTAGGAAGATGAATATTACTAGAAATACAACAGACAACTTATCTGCAGTAATCTCAATTACTTTAACTAAAGCAGACTACCAAGAAAAAGTAGATAACGTATTAAATCAATACAGAAAAACTGCTTCAATCAAAGGGTTCCGTAAAGGACAAGTTCCTATGAGCTTTGTTAAAAAGCAATATGGAGAAGCTGTAGTTTTTGATACAGTTAACGAATTATTACAAAAATCAGTTACTGAATATATCAACGAAGAAAAATTATCAATCTTAGGTAATCCAATCCCAGTTATTAAAGATGCGATTGATTGGAATGCTGAAGAATTAACTTTTGATTTCGAAATTGGTTTAGCTCCAGAGTTTGACGTTGATTTATCTAAAATCGAAGTTGAATCTTTTAAAGTAGCTGTTGCTGACGAAGAAGTTCAAAAATATGTTGATAACTTCTCTCAACGTTTCGGATCATTAAAATCTTTAGAAGCTGCTGAAGAAGGTGCTATCTTAAAAGTAGATCAAGCTGTAAACGGTGAAGAAGCTAAAGCATCATTTATCCGTATCGAAGATTTAAAAGACGCATCTGCATTCATCGGTAAAAAAGTTGGTGATGTAGTTGAAGTTAATTCTAAAGATATCTACGATACTGCAGAAGAAGCTACACAAAATTTAGGAACTGAAGTTTCTGAAGAAGGTGTTAATGTAACTATTACAATTAAAGAAATTAATACAGTTGCTAAAGCTGAAGTAAACCAAGAGTTATTTGACAAAGTTTACGGTGAAGGTGCAGTTGATTCTGAAGAAGCTTTCCGTAACAAAATCAAAGAAGAGTCTGAAAATATGTACAACAAAGAAGCTGATAAACAAATTATCAACGACGTTGTTACTGCATTATTAGAAAACACTTCTTTCGAATTACCAAAAGAATTCTTAACAAAATGGTTAACTTTCTCTAACGAGCAAATCACTTCTGAAGAGCAAGCTGCTGAAGAATTAGCTAAAATGGAGAAATCTTTACGTTACCAATTAATTGAAGCTAAAATTGCTGAAGTTAATAATGTAGAAGTTAATGCGGAAGAAGTTAAAGAAGCTGCTGTAGTTGCTATTAAAGAGCAGTTAAAAATGTACGGGCAAACTTCTATTCCAGAGGAAAGCATGAACCAAATTATTGCTGGTGCATTGTCTAACCAAGAGGAATACAACCGTTTATCTTATCAAGTGTTTACAGATAAAATGTTAGCAATCTTCAAGGAGAATGTTAAATTAAACGAGAAGGAAGTAACATTTGACGAATTCGTTGAAATTATTACTAAAAAGAACGAAGAATTAGCAGAAGCTTAATTGTATTCTGAAAAAATTCTTTACCTTTCATTAAAATCTAATAATGATGAAAAACGCTGGAGAAGAATTTAAAAAATACGCGTTACTAGATAAAGGAATTAGTAGCTTACACATGGAAAGCTACATCCAAAATACAACGCCATACATTGTTGAGGAGAGAAAATTAAACGTTGCACAAATGGATGTTTTCTCAAGATTAATGATGGATAGAATTATCTTTTTAGGAACTGCTATTGATGATCAAATTGCAAATATCATTCAAGCACAATTATTATTCTTAGAAAGTGTTGATTCTACAAAAGATATCCAAATTTATGTAAACTCTCCAGGAGGAGGTGTTTACGCAGGTTTAGGAATCTACGATACAATGCAATTAATTAAACCAGATGTTGCTACAATTTGTACAGGTATGGCCGCTTCTATGGGAGCAGTTTTATTAAGTGCAGGTGCAGCTGGAAAACGTTCTGCATTAAAACACTCAAGAGTTATGATTCACCAACCATTAGGTGGAGCTCAAGGTCAGGCAACTGATATGGAAATTACTTTAAAAGAAATTTTAAAGTTAAAGAAAGAATTATATGATATACTTTCTCACCATTCAGGTCAAACTTTCGAGCAAATCGAAAAAGATGGTGAACGTGATTACTGGATGACTTCACAAGAAGCAAAAGAATACGGAATGATTGACGAGGTTTTATTACCTAGAGGAAAATAATTCCAATTCACAATAACTTAAAAAAGGCAACTCTGTAATAGAGTTGCCTTTTTCTATTTACCTATGTAGATAAATTAATTGATAAATAATCAAATTTTTACACATCAATTACTTACATTTTATTTTTTTACGTAACTTTGTATATTGTTATAAACAGTATAAAATTGGAAGAAAACAAGTGTTCGTTCTGTGGGAAAAACAGAAACGATGTAAATATTTTAGTTTCAGGAGTAGAGGGTAATATTTGTGATAATTGCATTGAACAAGCTCATGGTATTGTAATAGAAGAAAAAAAATTTAACACAGATAATGAATTAATTCAACCTCTTGCTTTAAAATCTCCTAAAGAGATAAAAGAATTCTTAGACGATTATGTAATCGGTCAAGATCAAGCTAAAAAAATTCTTTCGGTAGCTGTATACAACCATTACAAACGAGTTTTAAACGAGGCTAAATCTAAAAACGAGGTTGAAATAGATAAATCTAATGTAATTCTTGTCGGTGAAACTGGAAGTGGAAAAACATTATTAGCTAAAACAATTGCTAAATTATTAAATGTTCCTTTTGCTATTGTTGATGCTACAGTTTTAACTGAAGCTGGATATGTAGGTGAAGATGTTGAAAGTATTTTAACACGTTTATTACAAGCTGCTGATTACAATGTAGAGTTAGCTGAAAAAGGTATTGTATTTATCGATGAAGTTGATAAAATTGCTCGAAAATCAGACAATCCATCAATTACTAGAGATGTTTCTGGTGAAGGAGTTCAGCAAGCATTGCTTAAAATTTTAGAAGGTACAGTTGTTAATGTTCCACCAAAAGGAGGACGTAAACATCCAGATCAAAAATTTGTTGAAGTTAATACAAAAGATATTTTATTTATAGCTGGTGGTGCATTTTCTGGGATAGAAAAACACATTGCTGATCGTTTAAAGAAACATGTGATTGGATTCAAAAATGAAGACACAAAAGAAGTTGAAAACTTATTAGACGAAGTAAATTCAATGGATTTAAAAAACTTTGGAATTATTCCTGAGTTAATAGGTCGATTACCAATCATAACTTTCTTAAAACCATTAGATAAAGAAGCTATGAAAGCCATTTTAACTGAGCCTAAAAATGCTTTGTTAAAACAGTATCAAAAATTATTTGAGCTAGACGGTAAAGAACTAATTATTACAGAAGAAACAATAGATAAAATTGTTGATAAAGCTAATGAATTAGGACTAGGTGCACGCGGATTAAGATCAGTTACAGAAGAACTTTTTACAGATCTGATGTATAATATTGATGAACTTCCAAAAAAAGTTTCAGTTTAATCAACTGAAATTGTTTATTTTAAAAATAACTTTCTATATTTGCAACATCCTAAATGAATGCAAAAACCTCTTAAACTATTATTAATTATGAAAAAGAATTTACTTACTTTATCTTTAATAGCATCAGTTTTTACTTATGCTCAAGATACTTATATAGGCAGTAATGCTGTGGTGAAAGTTCAGCCTAACACTTTGTTCTATAACGGTGGAAATGTTACGTTAAGTCCAGCTTCTAATGAAGTTGTTAAAAATGAAGGAAATATTTTAGTAAAAGGTGATTTTAAAAATAATTCATCTAACACTACAAAAGGTAAAGAATTTATTAATGTTTGGACTAATCCTAATAGTTATGGTCAGCTAATAATTGCTGATACTAAAACATCAACAGGTTTAGTAGCTTTAGAAAGAAGTTTACCTAATGTTACTTCTATTGATGAGTATATTATTGCATTACCATTTACAGGTAAAGCTGAAGATGTATATAAAACTTTAACAAATTTAAACTTATCAAATAATATTGTTAATCCAACATTTAGTGGTTGGTGTGCTGAAAATTCTGCATGTCCTGATCGCTATACTCAATCATTAATGGTATGGGATAATAGTGAAACTGAATATGATAATGTTAAAAGAGACTCTGAAATCTCTCCTATTAAAAGATATTTATTAAACTCTAGAAGCGGTTCAGATTTTAGAAATGTAGTAAACACTATTAAAACAAATCTACCTCAAACTGCAACTCAAAAACTTTCATTTAGTGGAGTACCATCTAATGAAGATATTAGTATTGAATTATATTCTGGATTAAAAGGAAACTCTCAAGCATATGAGAATGAAACTTTTTCACAATGGAAAAACCGAATTAATAATCATTTAGAAACTTATGATTCTTACTTAAGTAATCAACAAAACTCAATGGATAACAGCCGTTCATTTGGTAAAAATATTCATCGCTTGGCTAATCCATTTACATCTAATTTAGATTTAAGTGATATTTCTAGAACTAATTCATGGATTTATTTTTCAGATGTATCTACTAATACTCCTACTGCTGTTTATGATAATTTAATTCGTTTTAGAATTTTTAAACTTGCAAATGACTTTAGTATTACATGGAATTCTAATAATGGTAATACAAGTACAAGTACAAATACTACATCATTCAGTGCATATTTAAATTCAAATACTGCAGGTACGTATTTTTGGACTGGATCAGCTGAAGCTTTATTAATTAAACCTTATGAAACATTTTTCATAGATTATTACGCAGTTAACAGAAGTGAAAATGGAGGTACGAGAACTATTAAGGCTGATGTAACTTTAGGTGATAAACAAAAGACATTTATCAAAGAATATGCTGGAGCAACTTCTACAAATGAAGTACCTGGAACATATTCAAGAAATAATAATGTTCAAGCATTATTAAATGATGAAGATTTAAAAGCTAGAGGTTTAGTAACTGATTTTGATTTCACACAATTAGAATTATATTTAAGTGAAAACTCTTCTATTAAAGGTAATGCTGCTTATTTATTAAACGCAAATTTCATGACTACTGGAAATGAAACTGCAACGAAATTAGCTGATAATAATATTTTCTTTTATGAAGAAACTGAAAATGGTGAGGTTATTTTAGATGCAGAAACTATTTCAAATTCATTTAATTCTGAAGATTACATTGGTAAACCAATCAGATTAGGTTTTAAAAATTTAAACATTGGAAGTGAATATCAATTAAATGTTAATTTATATGAATATTCGATTTTAAATAAAGTACAAAATTTAAATTTAGGTCGTTATTATTTATTAGATAAATTAAACAATACTGTAAAAGAAGTTGATGCTTTAACGCAGATTAATTTTACAGCTGATGATAATATCAATAATAGATTTGAATTCTATTGGAATGAATCTCCAAGAACTTTATCTACAAATGATTTATCAAAAAGTGCTACTTATATTTATAAGAATAACTCGAATCAATTAATTAGATTCGAAGATAATAATACAACTGCTAAAGTTGAAATTTTTGATGTAACAGGTAGACTTATAAATGTTAAAAATAATGTTAATACGAATATTGATCATAAATTAAATTTATCAAATGTTCCTAACATTTATGTAGTTGTTATTACTTATGAAAATGGTAAGGTAGTAACTAAAAAAACAATTAATAAATAATCCTAACGTATGAAACCTATATTAAAATTATTAACACTATCTACATTTTTGTTTTTTAGTAGTCCTATAATATATGCACAAGATTGTGGAAATTTTGATCCTGATTGTCAAGATGGACCATTTCCACCAACTCCAGGTGAAGGTTCAGGAGCACAAAAAGTGCCTTTAGATGACTATACTGGTATATTACTTGCAGCAGGTGTTTTAGCTGCCGGAATTATATATTATAATAAAGAAAAACAAATTATAAAAAAATAATAGTATTTTTAAAACCTCAATCATTTGATTGAGGTTTTTTTAATTTATTAAACTATGAAAAAATACTTTATATTACCATTGGCTTTTATTGGTGTGAATACATTTGCTCAATTCAACATTAATGGCCAAATTGGAAATTACGCTAATAAACCGATTTTGGTAAAGATCTTTGAAAATGGATCACCTAAAACAATTAACACTGTTAAAACTGATAATAACGGTAATTTCACTACTAAAGTTCCTGTGAGATACAATGGAATTGTAAAATTAGAAACTCCATCTGGTGGTGCTATTTCAATTTTATCTGATAATGAAAATATCAAATTCACAACAGTATATGGTGAACAAATCCAAACTGGCTTAAAAGTATCTGAAGGTAAAGCACAAAGTGAATATATTAAATTACAGCAGTTAGTTCCCTTAAACGAACTTAATGCGAGTATTTTCCCACATATTAAAAATATTTATAGCCCATCTGACGAATTTTATAAAGCATTAGAAAAAGAAGAAAAAAGAATTAATGATTTAAATAAAAATCAATCTATTTCTTCTCCATTGGTTAACTATATTTCGGGATTAGAAGCTTTAGTAAAAGAATCAAAAACTAGTTTAAGCGAAAGTTCTGCTAATAAAATTTTAAGCCATATTGAAAAAGATGATGATCGCTTAGAAAACTCAAGTTATTTACCTGAATTAGCTTTTGCTTACATTAACTATCAGTTTACAAAATCGCCTAACGATACGCCTGAAAACAATTTACAAAAGGCTACAGAAGTATTATTAGATAAAGGAAATATTGAAACTGAAAGAGGTCAAAATATTTTATCAACTATTTTTACTTTAGTACCTGAAGCTAATTTCCCTAACTTTTACAAAAATTACAAATCAAAGGTTAACAGTTTAACATGTAAAGTTACTGATGATTTAAAGAAGAAAGTTAATCGATCTAGTGCTTTAAAAATTGGTGACAAAGCTCCAGATATTAAATTTGAAAATTCTGTTAAAGGAAAGAAAAGTTTATATGATATAAAAGCTTCAGAAAAATTAGTTGTTTTCTGGGCTTCTTGGTGTCCTGCTTGTAACAAAGAGTTGCCTTATATCAAAGAGTATTATACCGAATTTAAGAAGAAAGGTGGTGAAATTATAGCTATCTCTTTAGATTTTGATCAAAATGAATTTGAGAAAGCAACTAAAGACTTAGAATGGTTTAATTATACTGATCTTTTACGTTGGGATTCACCAATTGCTGAATTATATAACGTAGACTCTACTCCAACTATTTTCTTATTAGATAAAGACAATAAGATTGTTCAGAAAGTAGGTCATATTACAGATTTACAAACATTAAAATAAAAAAAAAGGCTTCAAATGAAGCCGTTTTTTTATTCTACTATAATAATTTGATTTTCTTTTGCTTTAAAAAGGTAATTTCTAATTATTGCCTTAATATCAGGAAGTTCTTCCGCAGTTGTCATTATTTTTTTGATGCGTTCAATAGATTTTATTTGATGATGGTATTCATAGTAACCATAACCAACAAATACATTGTTCTCTATAAAAATAAAAGACTTTTCAATACCTTCTCTCCCCTTACTTACAATTAGGAAATTATCAGACGGATATTTTGTTTTATCTACAATTTCCTTCACACGTTTATTGTAGTCAACTTTATTCTCTTCTCCAACACAAGCTCCTTCACAAGTTCCAACAGTATAACCAAAACAAGAATCAGAATTTTTAATTCCTTTATTTATTTTCTGACAGATGCTGTAATCATTTAGAATCTTTTCTAAGTTATGCTCCGCTTCCTCTTTTGTTTTAAAAGATAAAAATGGTTCACTTCTTCTACCCTTTCCTGGTTCGAACCTTGAAAAAGTACTTTTATTTTCTCTGTAATAAATTCCAAATTGATACAAAGTCTTATTAGAAATATCAAAATTTAAATAAGGTTTTATCTTTAAAATTTCATTAATTTCTTTGATTGAAGCTAATAAATTACTACCTGTTAATTCAAATTTAATATTCTTAGTATAACGTTTAATACGATTATTACGCAAGGATTTTGAAGTAAAAATATGATTAACTGCTTGCGCAATATTTATGCTTTTACCTATATAAATGATCTGCTTTTTCGAATTATATAGATAAAATAATCCAGGTTTATTTGGCAAATCCTGAATCAATTTTTCATATTTATTATTTACTTTTTTAGGGAATTTAATTCCAGTCTTTTTAGTAATAATTTTCTCATCATCTTTATCTAAAAGCATCTTAAATAAAGAGATTGTAGCTCTTGCATCACCAGAAGCTCTATGTCTATCAGTCACTATAATCCCCAAAGAATCGCATAGTTTACCTAAAGAATAGGATGGCATTCCTGGAATTAACGTTTCTGCATATTCAAAAGTATCAATCCACTCTCTTTCGTATTGATAGCCTAAACGATTAAACTCTTGATTCAACATTCTATAATCAAAAGTTACATTATGACCTACTAAAATACAGCCGTCTGTAATTTCTACAATTCGTTTAGCTACTTCATGAAATTTCGGAGCAGTTTTAACCATTTTTTCCGTTATGCTTGTTAATTTCTGTACAAACGGATCTATTCTTCTTTCCGGATTAATTAATGAAATAAATTGGTCGATGATTTCTTCACCATCAAATTTGTAAATCGCAATTTCTATAATCGACTCTTCACCAACTTTTCCACCTGTCGCTTCTATATCTAAAATTGCGTACACTTCTTAATTATTTTTTTCCTTTTAATGCATTCATCAAAAGTTTCATACCCCAATCTATTAACTTACGTGTTGCTGTTCGGCTTACATCTCGAACCATTTTATTATCAGTCCAATCTGTATCTTTTGCTGTCGTTTGTTTTGTAGATGAAGATGTTTTTGATGTTTTTTGAGTTGGCATAGCTTGTGCCTGATCTTCTAACTGCTTTTTCAACATTTCATTTGC containing:
- the tig gene encoding trigger factor, with translation MNITRNTTDNLSAVISITLTKADYQEKVDNVLNQYRKTASIKGFRKGQVPMSFVKKQYGEAVVFDTVNELLQKSVTEYINEEKLSILGNPIPVIKDAIDWNAEELTFDFEIGLAPEFDVDLSKIEVESFKVAVADEEVQKYVDNFSQRFGSLKSLEAAEEGAILKVDQAVNGEEAKASFIRIEDLKDASAFIGKKVGDVVEVNSKDIYDTAEEATQNLGTEVSEEGVNVTITIKEINTVAKAEVNQELFDKVYGEGAVDSEEAFRNKIKEESENMYNKEADKQIINDVVTALLENTSFELPKEFLTKWLTFSNEQITSEEQAAEELAKMEKSLRYQLIEAKIAEVNNVEVNAEEVKEAAVVAIKEQLKMYGQTSIPEESMNQIIAGALSNQEEYNRLSYQVFTDKMLAIFKENVKLNEKEVTFDEFVEIITKKNEELAEA
- a CDS encoding YceD family protein; translated protein: MDKLKNYTIVFSSLPFGVTDFTYEISQSFFDLFEIETDFDNPDINVDLDFEKNSTMLELFFKINGKITIPCDITGENFDQKISNEAKLIVKFGDEFDDTDSEIWIIPRDEYELNIAQVLYELIMLSLPVKRIHPDVLEGNIDPEISDLLDEYSIYDISQLEDNDNNNDDDDDNDDDIDPRWAKLKDLKP
- the pdxA gene encoding 4-hydroxythreonine-4-phosphate dehydrogenase PdxA translates to MSEKDRKIRVAISIGDYNGIGIEIILKTLKEKEITELFTPVIFASTKLLSHQKDKLNLDRINFQGIQDASQIVDGKINVVNLWKDTIEVQFGKVTKAAGEHAFQSLKAAAQSVTDGFTDVLVTAPINKDNIQSDEFKFPGHTEYLGEIWGGYPLMFMVSEKIKVGLVTQHVPVSKIAQGIHKKSVYNKIQQIHKSLVEDYTIQKPKIAVLGLNPHAGDNGLLGSEEQEIIIPAIERCKNEDKLVYGPYSADSFFTSDNLEVFDAVLAMYHDQGLIPFKTIAFDEGVNYTAGLKYVRTSPDHGVAYNIAGKGIANEESFKEAIYLAIELYKNRLDYAELTNNVLQHIPLKLEKGDNKE
- the accC gene encoding acetyl-CoA carboxylase biotin carboxylase subunit encodes the protein MFKKILIANRGEIAMRVIRTAKEMGIKTVAVYSKADETSLHVRFADEAVCIGPAQSKDSYLKMSNIIAAAEITDADAIHPGYGFLSENATFSKICQSHGIKFIGASPEHIDRMGDKANAKATMKEAGVPVVPGSEGLLESYEQALEIAKEIKFPVMLKATAGGGGKGMRAVWKEEDLLHAWESARQEAAAAFGNDGMYMEKLIEEPRHVEIQVAGDKFGKACHLSERDCSIQRRNQKLVEETPSPIMTDDLRERMGTAAVKAAEYIGYEGVGTIEFLVDKHGDFYFMEMNTRIQVEHPITEQVTGFDLVREQIMLAAGEPISGKNYYPQMHSIECRINAEDPYADFRPSPGMITSINIPGGNGVRVDTHVYAGYVIPPHYDSMIAKLITTAQTREEAIQKMKRALGEFYIEGIKTTIPFHLQLMDDPDFIAGNYTTKFMEDFNLDPSYADMD
- the clpP gene encoding ATP-dependent Clp endopeptidase proteolytic subunit ClpP: MKNAGEEFKKYALLDKGISSLHMESYIQNTTPYIVEERKLNVAQMDVFSRLMMDRIIFLGTAIDDQIANIIQAQLLFLESVDSTKDIQIYVNSPGGGVYAGLGIYDTMQLIKPDVATICTGMAASMGAVLLSAGAAGKRSALKHSRVMIHQPLGGAQGQATDMEITLKEILKLKKELYDILSHHSGQTFEQIEKDGERDYWMTSQEAKEYGMIDEVLLPRGK
- the clpX gene encoding ATP-dependent Clp protease ATP-binding subunit ClpX; this translates as MKLEENKCSFCGKNRNDVNILVSGVEGNICDNCIEQAHGIVIEEKKFNTDNELIQPLALKSPKEIKEFLDDYVIGQDQAKKILSVAVYNHYKRVLNEAKSKNEVEIDKSNVILVGETGSGKTLLAKTIAKLLNVPFAIVDATVLTEAGYVGEDVESILTRLLQAADYNVELAEKGIVFIDEVDKIARKSDNPSITRDVSGEGVQQALLKILEGTVVNVPPKGGRKHPDQKFVEVNTKDILFIAGGAFSGIEKHIADRLKKHVIGFKNEDTKEVENLLDEVNSMDLKNFGIIPELIGRLPIITFLKPLDKEAMKAILTEPKNALLKQYQKLFELDGKELIITEETIDKIVDKANELGLGARGLRSVTEELFTDLMYNIDELPKKVSV
- the rpmF gene encoding 50S ribosomal protein L32, translated to MAHPKRRQSSTRRDKRRTHYKIEAPQLAIDSTTGEAHLYHRAHWSDGKLYYKGKVVLEKVQEVTE
- the accB gene encoding acetyl-CoA carboxylase biotin carboxyl carrier protein; this translates as MDIKDIQNLIRFVSKAEVAEVSIKQEDIEIKIKTLHGISNQPVAQSYYVPQPGQAPVAQAAAPAPVASTESATPATEENSNYITVKSPMIGTFYRASGPGKDPFISVGDTIAPGKVLCIVEAMKLFNEIESEVSGKIVKILVDDATPVEYDQPLFLVDPS